From Arachis stenosperma cultivar V10309 chromosome 2, arast.V10309.gnm1.PFL2, whole genome shotgun sequence, one genomic window encodes:
- the LOC130961582 gene encoding probable pectate lyase 12 yields the protein MHLSERVRERESVKLFQRSRRIMFQRRCIVVTITYVLLGCIIVDHGRATMVNLTLQGQHPNPEVLVTQLQSKINASIARREMLASSSSSCLTGNPIDDCWKCDPNWAQNRQRLADCAIGFGQNAKGGKGGEFYIVTDSSDNDAVNPKLGTLRYAVIQNEPLWIVFPSNMMIKLSQELIFNSFKTIDGRGADVHIVGGGCITLQYISNVIIHNIHIHHCHPSGNAMVRSSPEHYGYRTESDGDGISIFGSHDIWIDHCTLSRCKDGLIDAVMGSTAITVSNNHFSHHNDVMLLGHSDHYLPDSAMQVTIAFNHFGEKLVQRMPRCRLGYVHIVNNDFTAWQMYAIGGSGSPTINSQGNRYTAPDNSFAKQVTKRLDVGEGEWIGWNWRSEGDVMVNGAFFVPSGEGAEVKYEKAYSVEPKSADRISLLTMSAGVLGVARDNNLGMWTRGPNDGGSYISTNAKAAMLFPPSHTFTFVSVLVTMLCLLSHTITPLITLVL from the exons ATGCACCTAAGTgagagagtgagagagagagagagtgtgaaACTCTTCCAAAGAAGCAGAAGAATAATGTTCCAAAGAAGGTGCATTGTGGTAACAATAACATATGTATTATTGGGATGCATTATTGTGGATCATGGAAGAGCAACAATGGTGAATCTCACACTCCAAGGACAACATCCAAACCCTGAAGTTCTTGTTACACAACTTCAGAG taAGATTAATGCTTCAATAGCAAGAAGGGAGATGttagcatcatcatcatcatcatgcctAACAGGGAACCCCATTGATGATTGCTGGAAATGTGACCCAAATTGGGCCCAAAACAGACAAAGGCTAGCCGATTGCGCAATTGGGTTCGGTCAAAATGCAAAGGGGGGAAAAGGTGGCGAGTTCTACATAGTAACTGATTCGTCGGACAATGATGCTGTAAACCCTAAACTCGGAACCCTAAGATATGCCGTGATTCAAAATGAGCCACTTTGGATAGTGTTTCCTAGTAACATGATGATTAAGCTTTCACAAGAACTCATATTCAATAGCTTCAAAACCATTGATGGGCGTGGTGCTGATGTGCACATTGTTGGTGGAGGGTGCATTACTCTTCAATATATTAGCAATGTTATCATACATAACATTCACATTCACCATTGTCATCCCTCAG GTAATGCTATGGTGCGATCGAGTCCAGAGCACTATGGATACCGCACTGAATCGGACGGTGATGGCATCTCCATATTTGGATCGCATGACATCTGGATCGATCACTGCACTCTATCTCGTTGCAAGGATGGGCTTATTGATGCAGTTATGGGCTCAACTGCCATCACTGTGTCCAACAACCACTTCTCTCATCACAATGACGTAATGCTCTTGGGCCATAGTGACCACTACTTACCTGACTCAGCCATGCAG GTTACCATTGCCTTTAACCATTTTGGCGAAAAACTCGTCCAGCGCATGCCACGTTGCAGGCTAGGATATGTTCACATAGTCAATAACGACTTCACTGCTTGGCAGATGTATGCAATCGGGGGCAGTGGATCCCCTACTATTAATAGTCAGGGAAATCGATATACTGCTCCCGACAACTCATTTGCCAAGCAAGTGACAAAGCGGTTGGATGTCGGGGAAGGCGAGTGGATAGGGTGGAATTGGAGGTCAGAAGGGGATGTGATGGTGAATGGAGCATTCTTTGTTCCATCAGGGGAAGGTGCTGAGGTTAAGTATGAGAAGGCTTATAGTGTGGAGCCTAAGTCTGCTGATCGCATTTCATTGCTTACTATGTCTGCTGGAGTTCTTGGTGTGGCTAG GGACAATAACCTTGGCATGTGGACTAGAGGACCCAACGATGGTGGCAGTTATATTTCAACAAACGCAAAGGCTGCAATGCTGTTTCCACCTTCACATACTTTCACATTTGTATCTGTTCTTGTTACAATGCTGTGCTTGTTATCTCACACAATTACTCCCCTAATAACATTAGTACTATAA